The following are from one region of the Drosophila biarmipes strain raj3 unplaced genomic scaffold, RU_DBia_V1.1 ptg000023l, whole genome shotgun sequence genome:
- the LOC127012155 gene encoding uncharacterized protein LOC127012155, with protein sequence MYRCVRVTHPHQFLQCTLWRERPEDEVQVYSLDTVTYGTKPAGFSTIRAMQQLFYDEEGKFPVAAKIIRTNFYVDDPIAGGDTIEKGVEIRQQIKALLERGHFPIRKWCSNEPAALGVDDSDREKTLKFHEETDVTKALGLSWDTLWTEWTEKSATKRNILSAFARFFDPLRLIAPIITKLKIFMQVLWKDKLDWDESLLQSLHSAWLEHMSQIATVACLKLPRFVLQHRLFYSSSDEIHGFCDASMAAYGACIYFRSENQGIVSSNLLCSKSRVAPLQTLTIPKLELSAALLLSELASKVAQIASRSCTFHCWSDSTMVLAWIHQPPSDFNIFVSNRISQIEERTNDLEARTVKAESGGYLISWMYPY encoded by the coding sequence ATGTATCGCTGCGTTCGGGTTACGCATCCCCACCAGTTTCTGCAATGTACTTTATGGCGCGAACGGCCAGAAGACGAGGTTCAAGTTTACTCGCTTGACACCGTAACCTATGGCACGAAGCCTGCTGGTTTTTCGACAATTCGTGCAATGCAGCAGCTATTCTACGATGAAGAAGGGAAATTTCCAGTAGCAGCTAAAATCATACGCACAAACTTCTACGTGGATGATCCAATCGCAGGAGGAGACACCATTGAGAAGGGCGTTGAAATTCGTCAACAAATCAAGGCGCTCTTGGAAAGAGGACATTTTCCAATTCGCAAATGGTGTTCCAACGAACCTGCGGCGCTAGGAGTGGATGACTCGGATCGGGAGAAAACTTTAAAGTTCCACGAAGAAACCGACGTTACAAAGGCGTTAGGTTTATCTTGGGACACGCTATGGACAGAATGGACAGAAAAATCCGCAACTAAGCGCAACATCCTGTCGGCTTTCGCTAGGTTTTTCGATCCCCTTAGACTAATAGCCCCAATCATAACCAAGCTTAAAATTTTCATGCAGGTCTTATGGAAGGATAAACTCGACTGGGATGAATCCCTGCTGCAATCTTTACATTCCGCTTGGTTGGAGCACATGTCGCAGATCGCCACAGTTGCTTGCTTGAAGCTTCCACGCTTTGTTCTACAGCATCGTTTGTTCTACAGTTCATCGGACGAAATACATGGATTTTGCGATGCAAGCATGGCAGCTTACGGAGCttgcatttattttcgatCAGAGAACCAAGGTATCGTTTCGTCGAACCTACTTTGCTCAAAGTCAAGAGTCGCACCCTTGCAGACCCTCACGATTCCGAAGCTAGAGTTATCTGCCGCTCTTTTACTGTCCGAGCTTGCCTCTAAAGTGGCACAAATTGCATCTCGATCTTGCACCTTTCATTGTTGGTCAGATTCGACAATGGTTTTGGCCTGGATCCATCAACCTCCATcggattttaacattttcgtttCGAACAGGATTTCTCAGATAGAGGAGCGAACTAATGACTTGGAGGCACGTACCGTCAAGGCAGAATCCGGCGGGTATCTTATCTCGTGGATGTACCCCTATTGA
- the LOC127012156 gene encoding uncharacterized protein LOC127012156 translates to MDISHSCKFGNQIKGGTNLLIKGIQSEHFAEDNKALTLKMKLSPRSKLLSLNPFIDAGGLMRVGGRLHNSQLDFDAMHPMILPKSHHITSAIIDHLHRKFLHAGAQSLLAKTVSAVINKCIQCLRLKPKLVEHIMTPLPEIRVQPNHPFVISGVDFCGPFYSKSEVRNRPPTKCYIAIFVCFVSKATHLEVVEDLSTQSFIAALKQFISLRGKLQTIWSDNATNFVGAKNELVELRQLFLSDPLLTLYLITTF, encoded by the coding sequence ATGGACATCTCACACAGTTGCAAGTTTGGAAATCAAATCAAAGGTGGTACTAATCTACTTATTAAAGGGATTCAGAGCGAGCATTTCGCCGAAGATAACAAAGCACTAACCTTGAAGATGAAGCTGTCGCCGAGGAGTAAACTTCTAtccttaaacccatttatagaTGCAGGAGGTCTAATGCGCGTCGGCGGACGCCTTCATAATTCGCAGCTGGATTTCGATGCCATGCACCCTATGATTCTTCCCAAGTCTCATCATATAACCTCAGCTATCATTGATCATCTTCATCGCAAGTTCCTGCATGCAGGAGCACAGAGCTTGTTAGCGAAAACGGTTTCTGCTGTCATCAACAAGTGCATTCAATGTTTAAGATTAAAGCCCAAGCTAGTCGAACACATCATGACGCCGCTTCCGGAGATCCGAGTGCAGCCGAATCACCCATTCGTCATCTCTGGAGTGGACTTTTGTGGCCCCTTTTATTCGAAGTCAGAGGTCAGAAACAGGCCCCCTACGAAGTGCTACATAGCCATATTCGTTTGCTTCGTCAGCAAAGCTACACACTTGGAAGTTGTCGAAGACCTTTCAACGCAATCGTTCATAGCAGCCCTGAAACAATTTATAAGCCTGAGGGGAAAACTTCAAACGATTTGGTCAGACAACGCAACGAACTTCGTGGGAGCCAAAAACGAGCTAGTTGAGCTTCGGCAGCTGTTTCTGAGCGATCCTCTCCTCACACTTTACTTGATcacaactttttaa